In Cryptococcus gattii WM276 chromosome B, complete sequence, the DNA window ACCAGGGATTAAGAGGAGAAGCAGAGATGGTCTCATAGAAAGTTGCCTCTCCCTGTTTCTGCGTGGTCTCGAGTCCGACATGAACCTCCTTCTTGTCGATCGATGAGTGAGAGCCTACTGGCTCAAGGGTATGAGCGGCTGCAGCGGTCTTGTCCTCCATTGCGAATGAGCCTAACTACTTGTTAGAATGATAGATAGTTAGCCTTAAGAATGGCGGATTATCTTCTATTCGGCAGGGGAAAAGCAGCTCAGTAAAAAGCTCTCTATTTGTACATCTTTTCTCATCTGATTATTAGCTACTGTCTGTTGGTCAAGTCCGTGAGTCTTCCCCACTCTCCCCCACTCGGTAATCTGTCCCATGACAATAAGGCACACCGATATTTTGAGATTATTTACTTGGCCTTTTCGGACTTCAGAGCTTCGGCGCTGAGGAGAGGCTCAAACGGAGGAGTCCATGCAGGTGACTTCCACCTTCACTTACTACTGTAAGCGGCAGTTCAGTTCCTTAATCGGTCGTGACCGACAAGCGGGAGAAGTATTTGTTAGAGCGCTTTGCTTATTCCTCCAAAACTTTGACATACCTCGAACCTATTTACGGTTTCTAACGGTCTGTATGCAAGGTGGGGGAGCAGTACAGAGAGAGTGGGGGGGAATAAATCATCATGTAAAGCTGTGGTAATTCATGATAACAAGTCTTCTGATTGAAAATGACGATGACCAGTGGAGAAAGATACCAATAATTGCGGTATGGGATAAGTCGCAGCTATAAGCTTATCTCCCAAATGACGACTTCTGGGGGGCCCACAGCTACCTTCTCTCTTATCTCATTCTGTTCCTTATAGCGTTGTGAGCTATGAGCATTTTCAGCCTCCTCCCCACCCTGGTATTTACACCGATAACCAATTGATGCCGTTCAAAGTATAGCCGAGAGATGTCGGTCTCATCCCGAAGATAGATAATCCATGGCCACCAACAAGCACATGACAATCCAACATCGGAATGTTTTTTAGATCTCCCCCACTTTCATCTGGTTGACCAAAAGTGGATCAGAGTGGGGATTATTGTCATTCCCCGTCCATATAATATCAGATCAAACTCCAGTGACTCTGTTACTGGATATCACCGAACAACACCCTGTTCCCGTCTTCACGATCAGCGGTAACAACAATGACTAGGCCTTCTTTCCTCAACGACCTCGAGCGTGACGGTTACGTCGTAGTCCCCGGCATTATTCCGGAGTCTACTTGCGATGAGTTTATCAGCGAAGCTTGGGACTGGCTGGAAAGCTTCCCCTATGGATTCAAAAGAGATGATAAGTCTACTTGGACCAGCGAGCACTTACCTTATAGTACAACGTGAGTTACACCCACATATGGGTACAATATTGTTCAGAGTGCGTCGCGCTGAGTTTTTTTGGTTCGAAGTGGAGGCTTGTACAACAGATATTCTGTCAACCATGAAGCTTTCGTGTGGAAGATTCGAACGTAAGTCAAGCCTCATATGCACAAGGGTAAAGCTCTGTCTTTCTTACAGTAGTAATGCAGGGACCCCGGCATCAGGAAGATTTTTGAGCAGATCTGGGATACAGATGATTTGATTGTATCTTTTGACGGCATGAACGCTTCCCTACCTATTAATGATCAAACAGGTCGCACGGACATAAAGGCTACTGCACCATGGCCTCGTCAGTCGActccttccatcttccCCTGACCTCATCCACTTGAACTGACTTTGACATCACTTCAGATATTGACCAGAACCCACGAAACATCAACCGTTTCGAGCTCTACCAAGGTATCGCTAACCTCGCTCCCAATGGGCCTTCCGATGGAGGACTATGCGTACTTAAAGGGTCGCACAAGCTTCATCAAGAATACTTTGATTCGATCGGGGGCTTCAAGCCTGACCAAGATGTGGGGGTGTCTGAAAATGGTTATAACTACAAGCTAGAGGACACCGAGTGGTATAAGAACAAGAGATGTGAAGAGGTGAAGATCTGTGCTGGTAAGGGCGATCTCATTCGTGAGTATTGCGTCTCGTACGGTTCCGCCGATCGTTCGCTTACATCTTACTTCTTGCCTGTAAGTATGGGATTCAAGGACCATCCACTGGAACGCTTCGCCCATGGGAGACCAAACCCGCTTTGTAACCTACGTATGCTACTGCCCTCGTAGCTTGATGTCTCCAGCCGAGCTTGCGAAGAAGGTAGAAGTTTTCAAGGGGCGCAAGGGCACTACTCATTTCCCTGTGAGCTTCATTCCTGTCATTTCGGGCTCGGCCGCTTCTGTGACTAGATTGGATGGAGATGAATTGACTTTGGCATGTCTCCTGCAGTACTTGAATCGTATTCCAGCCGAGCGTCCAGGTTACCACAACGCTCTTCCTCGT includes these proteins:
- a CDS encoding Hypothetical protein (Similar to TIGR gene model, INSD accession AAW40650.1; CNA00380) — its product is MTRPSFLNDLERDGYVVVPGIIPESTCDEFISEAWDWLESFPYGFKRDDKSTWTSEHLPYSTTGGLYNRYSVNHEAFVWKIRTDPGIRKIFEQIWDTDDLIVSFDGMNASLPINDQTGRTDIKATAPWPHIDQNPRNINRFELYQGIANLAPNGPSDGGLCVLKGSHKLHQEYFDSIGGFKPDQDVGVSENGYNYKLEDTEWYKNKRCEEVKICAGKGDLILWDSRTIHWNASPMGDQTRFVTYVCYCPRSLMSPAELAKKVEVFKGRKGTTHFPYLNRIPAERPGYHNALPRRPDGTLDAANRTRPRKEPDETPTVLNAVGIRA